A window from Solanum stenotomum isolate F172 chromosome 7, ASM1918654v1, whole genome shotgun sequence encodes these proteins:
- the LOC125869739 gene encoding uncharacterized protein LOC125869739 — protein sequence MSITSPLDVSVLASCKGLLFLDFHQVRTFCIFNPTTGAHQLIPYPEPRNYFKIIESESGGEGLLVDYPNSGQYKLVIVRKLDDQPRGGYIFNVFSSSCAGLMWHESQFRSKFCNALLIGHAVYLHGCLHWLRSDGNVVVFDTTGGHRIINMPEVIKSYVRDPLYGIISFRFHSWMGVTRGLLTLVCAFEKLIVIFTYDYYVSSNNWTVSHTLANFNPADLGFLDHGVPMWFDGEKLLFLVRHWSESKSGYLYEYDYDSEIKKVHDHVILDIDTIKHFFSFEPTLANVVVPLLPHKIRAEYRRDIVTTLGELKYLLTDKSTVTEERPVNKFPYLN from the coding sequence ATGTCAATTACTTCACCCCTTGATGTGTCTGTTTTGGCCTCTTGCAAGGGTCtcctttttcttgattttcatcaAGTCAGAACTTTCTGTATTTTCAATCCTACAACAGGGGCGCACCAATTGATACCTTACCCTGAGcctagaaattattttaaaataattgagagTGAGAGTGGTGGTGAAGGATTACTTGTTGACTATCCTAATTCTGGTCAATATAAGTTGGTAATTGTAAGGAAGCTCGATGATCAACCCCGAGGAGGCTATATATTTAACGTATTTTCATCATCATGTGCAGGACTAATGTGGCATGAATCCCAATTCAGATCAAAGTTTTGCAATGCTTTGTTAATCGGTCACGCTGTTTACCTGCACGGGTGCTTGCATTGGCTCAGAAGTGACGGTAATGTTGTTGTTTTCGATACAACCGGAGGACATAGAATTATAAACATGCCTGAGGTCATCAAAAGTTATGTCAGGGATCCCTTGTACGGCATAATTTCTTTTCGATTTCATTCATGGATGGGGGTAACGCGAGGTCTACTTACCCTAGTATGCGCCTTTGAGAAACTAATAGTAATCTTTACTTATGATTATTATGTAAGCAGCAACAATTGGACAGTTTCACACACTTTAGCCAACTTCAACCCGGCGGATCTGGGCTTCCTTGATCATGGTGTTCCAATGTGGTTTGACGGTGAAAAGTTGCTTTTCCTGGTAAGACATTGGTCTGAATCTAAGTCTGGATATTTATACGAGTATGATTATGATTCCGAGATCAAGAAAGTACATGATCATGTAATTTTGGATATTGATACAATCAAACACTTCTTTTCCTTCGAACCAACATTAGCCAATGTCGTTGTCCCACTGCTGCCTCACAAGATCCGCGCTGAATATCGTCGAGACATTGTAACAACATTAGGTGAGCTCAAATATCTTCTTACTGATAAATCTACAGTCACAGAAGAAAGGCCTGTAAACAAATTTCCTTACCTAAACTGA